The genomic region GGGATTATTTTTTTTATTTTTTCTGGCCATTCAATAAAGATAAGATTTGTTGGATTGGAAAAAACATCGTTAATTCCCAAGTTTTTAATTTCTGAAATTTTTTCTAAACGATAGCAATCAATGTGGTAAAGTTTTTTAAAAAAACATCTTTTGTTAATTTTAAAATCTTTGATAATAACAAAAGTGGGACTTAAAATTGGTTGTTTAATTTTTAATGCTTTGGCAACGCCTTGGACAAAATTTGTTTTACCGACGCCTAAATTTCCTGAAAGAGCGAAGATGTGAGGGGGTGCAAATTTTTTCTGAGCGAGAAAAGTTTTTACTAAAACGTTGGCAATTTTTTTAGTTTCTTGCGGAGAATAACTTTTTAGAACAACTTTTTTCATAATAAGTTTATTATAACACAAAAATTTTT from Patescibacteria group bacterium harbors:
- the tsaE gene encoding tRNA (adenosine(37)-N6)-threonylcarbamoyltransferase complex ATPase subunit type 1 TsaE, with the protein product MKKVVLKSYSPQETKKIANVLVKTFLAQKKFAPPHIFALSGNLGVGKTNFVQGVAKALKIKQPILSPTFVIIKDFKINKRCFFKKLYHIDCYRLEKISEIKNLGINDVFSNPTNLIFIEWPEKIKKIIPRETVWIKFKIINKNIREITFNF